The Nicotiana tabacum cultivar K326 chromosome 14, ASM71507v2, whole genome shotgun sequence genome contains a region encoding:
- the LOC107774172 gene encoding NDR1/HIN1-like protein 26 → MQSRPELPVYGRDEDRPIRRHHSASYYAHRVKESLTTRVSKLVCSIFLGLLAIVGLITFILWLSLRPHRPRIFLNDFSVPALGQGIGGPENAQINFKVTARNSNQGIGVYYDASQVTVYYQEQSIGGYQVLTPFYQQPKNSTIFASMLSGSSLTVTGSQWKQMQNDRTRGPVIFRLELTSTIRFKISSWNSKRHRMHANCPVGVGQDGMILPAYMDKRCPVYFS, encoded by the coding sequence ATGCAGTCTAGGCCTGAATTACCTGTTTATGGCCGCGATGAAGATCGCCCTATAAGGCGACACCATAGTGCTAGTTACTATGCCCACAGGGTGAAAGAAAGTTTAACCACAAGAGTCTCAAAACTAGTATGTTCTATATTCTTAGGCCTTCTTGCTATTGTTGGACTCATCACATTCATTTTATGGCTAAGTCTTCGCCCTCATCGGCCACGAATTTTCCTCAATGACTTCTCTGTTCCAGCTTTAGGCCAAGGAATTGGTGGACCTGAAAATGCACAAATAAACTTCAAAGTCACAGCAAGAAATTCTAATCAAGGTATTGGGGTTTACTATGATGCAAGTCAAGTGACAGTGTATTATCAAGAACAAAGTATTGGAGGGTACCAAGTGTTGACACCATTCTATCAACAGCCTAAGAATAGTACCATTTTTGCTAGTATGCTTAGTGGTTCATCATTGACAGTGACAGGGTCGCAGTGGAAGCAAATGCAGAATGATCGAACGAGAGGGCCAGTGATTTTTCGTCTTGAATTAACATCAACTATAAGATTTAAGATTTCGTCGTGGAACAGTAAACGCCACAGGATGCATGCTAATTGTCCTGTTGGAGTAGGACAAGATGGCATGATATTGCCTGCTTATATGGATAAGAGATGTCCAGTTTATTTTAGCTGA